DNA from Podarcis muralis chromosome 13, rPodMur119.hap1.1, whole genome shotgun sequence:
GGCGGTGAATGTGGACAACATTCTCGGGTGTGTGAAATGCTTACACACTCAGGGACTCGGTCACTGGAAGGTGGGATATTTAGCAGTTGATTTATGGAAACTTCAAACTGTTAAATGACATTAGTTACATCAAACTAGTATAATGAGTTTGCAAGCATCAATTCTAATAATACATTACACATATTACAGTCATCAACAtcagcttttcttccttagaacATTGCCTTATTCTAAAATAAtttagatataataataataataataataataataataatactctcatTTTTAACAACTGTTCTTCTGTTACCTTCCAGAGGCAGCATGGATGTCAAGGAGGAAAGAATAATGAATCAATCTGCTCCATCAGATTTTTATCTGCTGGAATTCTCACAGATTCGGGAACTGCAGATTCTACACTTCTTTGGATTCCTTGCTTTTTATCTTGCTACAATTACAGGAAATCTTCTCATCATCTCTGCAGTAGCATTTGACCACCACCTGCACACTCCTATGTACTTCTTTCTGATGAACTTGGCTATACAGGACATTGGCTCAGTTTCAGTCATTATCCCCAAATCCATGGCAAATTCCCTCATGAGTACCGGACACATTTCTTACTCTGGCTGTGTTGCTCAAGTCCTCTTGTATGTCTTCTTTGTAGCATCAGATTTCTCTCTTCTCACAGTCATGGCGTATGATAGGTACATTGCCATTTGCAAACCATTACATTACGAGATCCTGGTGAATAAGGAAGCTTGCATCCAAATGATTGTTAGTGTATGGATCATCAGCTTTCTCTATGGAGTGTTACACACCGGAGGTACCTTTGCACCTAAATTTTGCTCCAATGTGGTCAATCAATTTTTCTGTGAGATCCCACATTTACTTAAGATGGCCTGCTCTGATTTGTACCTCATTGAAATGGGAGTTGTTGGGTTAAGTGTTGTCATTGGGACAGGAAGCTTTATCTTCATCATTGTATCCTATGTGCAAATTTTTACTGCAGTTCTGAAAATACCTTCTACTGAAGGAAGGCAAAAGGCTTTTTCAACTTGCCTTCCACACCTATTAGTTTTCTCCCTATTTATATTCACCGGATACTTTGCTTACCTCAAGCCTGCCTCTAACACCCCATCACATCTGGATTTGGCATTTGCCATGGTCTACTCCATAGTTCCACCCTTGATGAATCCAATTATCTACAGCATGAGAAACAAGGAGATAAAAAATGCTGTGTCAAATCTATTGAATTTGAGGTTATTTCCTTTGAATGCCTTCTACAGTCTTATGCTGCTGCAAAGGTGATTTCTATGTATAACTCTTATGATAGAAAACTGGATGTCTTATAAGGATCAGTTGAAGGAATTGGATATGCTTGGTTCAGTGTTCTCTGTTGCTCAAGAAGGACAAGAGCCACACAAATAGGTTCAAATAATAAGATTTTGTATATTTTGTAAGTAGATTTTGATTTGGAATAAGTTCCTGATAGAACGAGTTGTTTGGCAGTAGAGCAGACTTTCTCAGAAGTGCGTTTCTTGAGAAGCCTGGGTGGCTGTTTGTCAGTGATGTGGTAGTAGTGGACTTCCTGCATCGGCAAGAGATTGTACATGTACAAGATAACCTTTGAAGTAGCCAACCAGGCAGTCATCTAGGTCATCAAGGTTAGGGGGGCACCAAGCTGAGCTCACTGGCTGGgatttttttaatattatgtaCTGACTGCAGTAAGCTAGGGTGGCAAAAAGCAAGTGTTTATAACCTTTCTTTCAAGATTCTGTAAATTGTATGGGCACTAACTTCAAAAAATGGTCTTCCTTCAATTAGCTTTAAAGTAAGCTTCTGTTTCAGTGCTAGGTAAAAGAATCAATACAATGCAGCTTTActttgagcagtggcgtagcgtgggggtgcagggggggccggctgcaccgggcgcaacatctgggggttagggttaggggcgcaaatccacaggttagggggcgcaaatccacgggctagggggtgcaaattacttgccttgccccgggtgctgacaacccacgctacgccactgactttgAGGCCATGTTACCAAGCACTTAGAATTTCAAATGAGGTAAATACGATAaatattatataaataataacaaattaaagTTGTAAGCTTTAATAATTCAGCTGggtacttttttatatataaatgtttatttatcTTTTCAAAGATAAATataatgaatattctaaaataaaGGACGCTAACCAAAAGATAGGAAtcccaacaaaataaaacaaaatactgcAAGTAATAGTTCTGTTGTGTTGCGTAGTGCACTGTCACTGCTCAGAATGGGACTTCTTGAActttggattgtgcaaactgtagCACAGTGGCTGAGAGACCAAGGTTTAGGACAATGTTGTTTTCAATGGATAGTGTAGCAATTGTATTTCTTATCTGCCGTAGCAgataaagccctatacggcctaggaccctcgtacctacgggaccgcctctcctggtatgccccacagagaaacctacgatctgtaaataaaaacatccttaaggtcccaggccttagagaggttaggctggcctcaactagagccagggccttctcggctgcggctccaatctggtggaatgctctgtcacaagagactagggccctgcgggacctgacatctttccgcagggcctgcaagacagagttgttccaccaggcctttggtcagggcgcagcctgactccctcctctggcaacctgcacagtattttggttgccatcaatttgattttaattaatttttataatgaaatattttagaatgtgtgattattcaactatttggttatttgattgttgttagccgccctgagcccagcttcggctggggagggcgggatataaataaaatttattattattattattattatataacaaaGACATTTTGATGAGATGCAGTAACAAGAAGCTTTGTTTACCACTGGCAACCTAATCTTAGCATGTAATCATGCCATACAGGGATTTCTCCCTGGCCACAACAAAGTGTATATTTCACATACTTCTATATAAAACAGAGTAAATGCTCAGTTAAAGCTTAAGTCATTGTTTAAAGCATTGGTGTTCATTCAGTGTAGTAATGAACAggttaaataaattttatttgtctCCTTTGCTAAAACTTAAGTTGGCTGTAAAATGTATCCTTGGAAGGCTGGAGggggccccctcctcctcctcctccttcattgaatttttataccgccctacacctggcggtctcagggcagttcacagaaaaaaatcacaacAAATATTAGCTATCCCAATCAAGGTGAGGTAAAATCTTTATGTCTGTGCAGCAACAGAAACAAGGTTGGTAAGGCAGGCTGAGGATTGACCAAGAAGCCCCCCTTCTGGATTGACGCAACAGCTGAGcgggggtgtgggtgtggatgaAAGCCATTGCATAGCATCACCCACATGCTGCAGGATTGCCATTCAGCTCAACAGGTGATGAGCAAAGGGGTTGATCCTGAGATGTGGGTGATGATCTACAAGTGGTTTTCAAGGTGCTTATGAAGCATCGCTCCCCCAGGCAAATACCAGTTGACAGCTATCAATTTCGGGGTGGAGATGATGTACTGCAAGCAACTTTCCTTTAGATGGTGATATATCAAATGGTGTATAAGAATTCTCAACTTTTACCAGATCTTGTAGAGCTATGCAGATAATATCCAAGGGATCTAAAGAAAAATGTATGGGAAACTGGAGATTGAGAAAGGTAGTCTATGAGtatcatcatatatatatattcatatcacacacacacacatatatatatgtatatatatatatgtgtgtgtgtgtgtgtgtgtgtatatgtgtgtgtatatatatatatacacacacacaaacacacacatatgcatacatACACCATATAgataccatatatatataatacaccaTATATATCCTGTGTGATTCCTGCTAGCACACACACTTGGGCTCTTGCTCCTTCCACCTGCCCCTCCCAAGCCCTCCAAATTTGGCTCTCGGTTGGGTTAGAAGAACTCTCCAAATAGTatgtgggagagaaggggaattGTTTCATCAGTAAGCTTCATTACTGATTGGACATTCACAATATCACAATGTTAATTTCTAcccagatataaaaacaattccaaatccaatacagataccTATTGGGATAAAAATCTGCACTCAGAAGGATTCTTGAAATATTAAAGTTTTCAACAGGCACCAGAAACATTATAGAGATGGCAGTTCTCTGATGTGTAATGGGGGAGGGGCCCTTCCTGTTTAATAGAGGCTTGCTGGGATTTTACCAAGTATCTGTGCTTGATTAGAAATTAAGAGAAGTTGTGATATGCATGACTGACATCAGCTTGGCAGcaggctcccctccccacatactcccagaaccaggagagggggAGCAAAGGCAGGCCATATGCAGGTGCAGTCTCCAATTGTTTtcaaaaagccctggagagaagGAGACACAGATAGCTGTGGGGAGGCACGAACTTTCAGTGTGGGCAACAGATTTCATGTAGTCAGAACTACTGATTTCATGGAGTCAGTCATGAGCTGCTGTGGTCATTAGGCATGAAACTCAGATCTCTCTGACTAATAAAGAGATAACGCCAGCTTGAACTGTGTGATTTATTGACCAGCTTGCCTTGTGACCCAAGGCTTTATGTGGTGCTGCTCATCATTAACACTGGCATTTAGAGGTTTCCATGCCAGAAGAATTCCCCTCTTAGTTTTGTTATTCTCATGCTACCCTAAACAAACAGGCTTCCCTAATCAAATTAGCAAAACTGACCAAACTATATTATTGTTTCTGTACAACCCTAATGCTGAGATGTGTTGAATTCCCATGAGAACTAATCTCTAGGAAGACAGAAGATATATTAATAAATTTCTTCCCCATGTTGATAAATGTTTATTGTCCTATTAGATACCAATGTAAGTGGATTCTTATAAAATTGCACGTTTGGCTGGAGTGGCATTTAGTCATTTAATTGCAATGGAGAAGTAAAAGAATATGAAGAAAAAAAGTAAGAtactttctttgaattttctgaaagaaagaaatgaattgGTCACCCTCCCTTCATCATCTCTATCTGTCATATTCTCTCCTGCACCAATAGTCACTCTCTCCTGGAACTCTCTACCTCTGTTCACGGTTCTGGCATAATACAAGGTACATCAACATGTGTTGCATCTATTTTCTGGATATTTTCACATGTTTTCATACTAGGAAGTGAATTGCAACTTTAATTGAATTAATTTGCTGTAGATTTCTAACTCAGAGGTCTACAGTCAGCAATGGGACTAGTCACTGATATTGAAtgtaaattcacatttaaattgaATATCCATTTTTCTCATCTGGGAAAATATCTTGAGGAgttttaaaaacaggattttatattttttttagttcTTAAAACCCTGGTGATGTTGAGCCCTGTCAAATATTTAGGGGAAAGGTATTGTATATCTTAGGCAAATATTAACTGAAATAATACTGTGACTGTCTGGATGATTTTGTGGCAATTGTGGTGCAGCTTCACATTATACTCTGTGAAGTctaaatttattttcattttgtccTAGCTGATGATTATATGATGTGTATTTTACtatgttattttctctctcttactttTGAATTGTAACTGacatgttatttttttctttggaCTGGTTACAAGTCCAAACTTCCCTCTGCCCATATCACCCGTCATATTTCTACCACTGTTCATCTGCAGCCATTTGTTGGACACCAATTTCTTTCCCATTCTTTCAAAATCCTCCATCCGGTGGAAAGGAGGCAACCATTGTCACATAGGAAAGTGCctcatgctgagtcagaccattgatacCTCTACCTCAGCACTGCCAGTAGGGAAGGTCTGCAGCTTGGTGGTGGAGCATCCATGTTGTATGCTGCAGATCCCAAGCATTTTCAGCTAGGGCAGGTGGGAAATAATGTCTGATTGTCATTCACTGTAGTCAAAACAGAGCTCCATGTACCACTGGTTTTGACCCAGTATAAACTGGATACCTATGTTGTTATGTACACCAGCCTCCCTGAACCTGCTACCTTCCttaggttttggactacaattcctttGACCCAGGCAGCACAGCCAGTGCTTAGGAAGTTctagtctgaaacatctgaagggcaccaggctggggaaaggtGGGCTaccctgattggcagcagctccacAGGATGTGAGGCAGTGATCTTTCTTAGTCCTCCTTGGAGATCCCAGATGTTGACCTGTGTAAACATGTGCTCTTTCCCTAAGCTGGGACCCTTCCCATTAAATTAGAAGCTTACTGTAGTTTTACCAAGCATCTGTCCCTGATGAGAAATCAAGAGAAACAAAGGAATAGTAAAAGCCCTCCTTAGTAATTAGCCGGATGTTAAAGATGATGACTATTGACTGTGATGAGTAAGCTCATGTCAGATTCACATTGTCATCATGGTTTCTAATAAATTATGAAATGGCCTTTTGCCTTCTAAAATTGAGCTatggcattatattaggggggccAGAATATCAGGCTAGTATTGACTGGAATTTGACAAT
Protein-coding regions in this window:
- the LOC114583049 gene encoding olfactory receptor 14A16-like, with the protein product MDVKEERIMNQSAPSDFYLLEFSQIRELQILHFFGFLAFYLATITGNLLIISAVAFDHHLHTPMYFFLMNLAIQDIGSVSVIIPKSMANSLMSTGHISYSGCVAQVLLYVFFVASDFSLLTVMAYDRYIAICKPLHYEILVNKEACIQMIVSVWIISFLYGVLHTGGTFAPKFCSNVVNQFFCEIPHLLKMACSDLYLIEMGVVGLSVVIGTGSFIFIIVSYVQIFTAVLKIPSTEGRQKAFSTCLPHLLVFSLFIFTGYFAYLKPASNTPSHLDLAFAMVYSIVPPLMNPIIYSMRNKEIKNAVSNLLNLRLFPLNAFYSLMLLQR